Proteins found in one Panthera tigris isolate Pti1 chromosome B3, P.tigris_Pti1_mat1.1, whole genome shotgun sequence genomic segment:
- the PLEK2 gene encoding pleckstrin-2 isoform X2, with protein MEDGVLKEGFLVKRGHIVHNWKARWFILRQNTLLYYKLQGGRKVTPPKGRILLDGCTITCPCLEYENRPLLIKLKTQTSTEYFLEACSREERDAWAFEITGAIHAGQPGKVQQLHILKNSFKLPPHISLHRIVDKMHDSSSGIRPSPNMEQGSTYKKTFIGSSLVDWLISNSFSANRLEAVTLASMLMEENFLKPVGVRSMGAIRSGDLAEQFLDDSTALYTFAESYKKKISSKEEISLSTVELSGTVVKQGYLAKQGHKRKNWKVRRFVLRKDPAFLHYYDPSKEENRPVGGFSLRGSLVSALEDNGVPTGVKGNVQGNLFKVITKDDTHYYIQASSKAERAEWIEAIKKLT; from the exons ATGGAGGACGGCGTGCTCAAGGAGGGTTTCCTCGTCAAGAGG GGTCACATTGTCCACAACTGGAAAGCACGATGGTTCATCCTCCGGCAGAACACGCTACTGTACTACAAGCTCCAGGGGGGTCGGAAGGTGACCCCTCCCAAGGGCCGGATCCTTCTGGATGGCTGCACCATCACCTGCCCCTGCCTGGAGTATGAAAACCGACCC CTTCTCATTAAGTTGAAGACTCAAACATCCACTGAGTACTTCCTGGAAGCCTGTTCTCGAGAGGAGAGGGACGCCTGGGCCTTTGAGATAACAGGGGCTATTCACGCTGGGCAGCCGGGGAAAGTCCAGCAACTCCACATATTGAAGAACTCCTTCAAGCTGCCCCCTCACATCAGTCTGCA TCGCATTGTGGACAAGATGCACGACAGCAGCAGCGGAATCCGGCCAAGCCCCAACATGGAACAGGGAAGCACCTACAAAAAGACCTTCATAG GCTCCTCCCTAGTGGACTGGCTCATCTCCAACAGCTTTTCTGCTAACCGTCTGGAGGCTGTGACCCTGGCCTCCATGCTCATGGAAGAGAATTTCCTTAAGCCAGTAGGCGTCCGAAGCATGGGAGCCATTCGCTCTGGAGACCTGGCCGAGCAGTTCCTGGATGACTCCACGGCCCTGTACACTTTC GCTGAGAGCTACAAGAAGAAGATAAGCTCCAAGGAAGAAATTAGCCTCAGCACTGTGGAGTTGAGTGGCACAGTGGTAAAACAAGGCTATCTGGCCAAGCAG ggacacaaaaggaaaaactggaaGGTGCGGCGCTTTGTTCTGAGGAAGGATCCGGCTTTTCTGCATTACTATGACCCTTCCAAA GAAGAGAACCGGCCAGTGGGTGGGTTTTCTCTTCGTGGTTCCCTCGTGTCTGCTCTGGAGGATAACGGCGTTCCCACTG GGGTTAAAGGAAATGTCCAGGGGAATCTCTTCAAAGTGATTACCAAGGATGACACACACTATTACATCCAGGCCAGCAGCAAGGCTGAGCGAGCTGAGTGGATTGAAGCTATCAAAAAGCTAACGTGA
- the PLEK2 gene encoding pleckstrin-2 isoform X1 produces the protein MAAPSPAPAWSMKTDPAHFVPRNFLGLEESRKKMLLIKLKTQTSTEYFLEACSREERDAWAFEITGAIHAGQPGKVQQLHILKNSFKLPPHISLHRIVDKMHDSSSGIRPSPNMEQGSTYKKTFIGSSLVDWLISNSFSANRLEAVTLASMLMEENFLKPVGVRSMGAIRSGDLAEQFLDDSTALYTFAESYKKKISSKEEISLSTVELSGTVVKQGYLAKQGHKRKNWKVRRFVLRKDPAFLHYYDPSKEENRPVGGFSLRGSLVSALEDNGVPTGVKGNVQGNLFKVITKDDTHYYIQASSKAERAEWIEAIKKLT, from the exons ATGGCTGCACCATCACCTGCCCCTGCCTGGAGTATGAAAACCGACCC GGCCCATTTTGTGCCAAGAAATTTCCTAGGCTTGGAGGAGTCAAGGAAGAAAATG CTTCTCATTAAGTTGAAGACTCAAACATCCACTGAGTACTTCCTGGAAGCCTGTTCTCGAGAGGAGAGGGACGCCTGGGCCTTTGAGATAACAGGGGCTATTCACGCTGGGCAGCCGGGGAAAGTCCAGCAACTCCACATATTGAAGAACTCCTTCAAGCTGCCCCCTCACATCAGTCTGCA TCGCATTGTGGACAAGATGCACGACAGCAGCAGCGGAATCCGGCCAAGCCCCAACATGGAACAGGGAAGCACCTACAAAAAGACCTTCATAG GCTCCTCCCTAGTGGACTGGCTCATCTCCAACAGCTTTTCTGCTAACCGTCTGGAGGCTGTGACCCTGGCCTCCATGCTCATGGAAGAGAATTTCCTTAAGCCAGTAGGCGTCCGAAGCATGGGAGCCATTCGCTCTGGAGACCTGGCCGAGCAGTTCCTGGATGACTCCACGGCCCTGTACACTTTC GCTGAGAGCTACAAGAAGAAGATAAGCTCCAAGGAAGAAATTAGCCTCAGCACTGTGGAGTTGAGTGGCACAGTGGTAAAACAAGGCTATCTGGCCAAGCAG ggacacaaaaggaaaaactggaaGGTGCGGCGCTTTGTTCTGAGGAAGGATCCGGCTTTTCTGCATTACTATGACCCTTCCAAA GAAGAGAACCGGCCAGTGGGTGGGTTTTCTCTTCGTGGTTCCCTCGTGTCTGCTCTGGAGGATAACGGCGTTCCCACTG GGGTTAAAGGAAATGTCCAGGGGAATCTCTTCAAAGTGATTACCAAGGATGACACACACTATTACATCCAGGCCAGCAGCAAGGCTGAGCGAGCTGAGTGGATTGAAGCTATCAAAAAGCTAACGTGA